From Variimorphobacter saccharofermentans, one genomic window encodes:
- a CDS encoding GNAT family N-acetyltransferase — protein MICNIRPWRMEDAPDLAAALNNKKILDNLRDGLPFPYTTKDAEEFISFMLQADKDQTYAYAITVDDKAIGSIGVFRKDNIHSRTAEMGYYIAEEYWGKGIGTTAVKLTCETIFQNTDILRIFAEPFAYNIASCRVLEKAGFLCEGILRQNAVKNGKVLDMKMYSLIKSPVD, from the coding sequence ATGATTTGTAATATTCGTCCTTGGAGAATGGAGGATGCACCTGATCTGGCAGCTGCGTTAAATAACAAAAAGATACTGGATAATCTGCGGGATGGTCTACCCTTTCCATATACTACAAAGGATGCTGAAGAATTTATCAGCTTCATGTTGCAGGCTGATAAGGACCAAACCTATGCCTATGCCATTACCGTTGATGACAAAGCCATTGGAAGTATCGGTGTATTTCGAAAGGATAACATCCACTCACGTACCGCGGAAATGGGCTACTACATCGCGGAGGAGTACTGGGGAAAAGGCATCGGAACTACAGCTGTGAAGCTCACTTGCGAAACCATTTTTCAGAATACTGATATCCTGCGTATTTTCGCAGAACCCTTTGCCTATAACATTGCTTCATGTCGAGTACTTGAAAAGGCCGGATTTCTTTGCGAAGGTATCTTAAGACAGAACGCTGTGAAAAACGGGAAAGTTCTGGATATGAAAATGTATTCCCTCATTAAATCTCCAGTTGATTAA
- a CDS encoding ribonucleotide-diphosphate reductase subunit beta, producing MIKKKIFNEYGVRGTESMIDGNTTNLREWNRIKYSWANTFYRTMLNNFWIPEEISLNEDVKQFPLLTDGERNAFDKIISFLNFLDSVQSENLPNLSRYVTAAEVSSLLNIQAFQEEIHAQSYSYILDTVTNPITRDKIYDEWREDKHLLERNRYIANIYQNFNENASVENFIRTIIANYILEGIYFYSGFSFFYTLARQGKMTATSTIFKYINRDEITHLVLFQNIIKELRNEKPEIFAPKIIEEIREMMRTGVEHEIAWGQYVTNNEILGLNNTLIERYIKYLGNQRLKAIGIEELYPDITENPMAWIEGFSNLNNTKTDFFEAKVTNYTKAAAFDFDDLE from the coding sequence ATGATAAAGAAGAAGATATTTAACGAGTATGGAGTACGTGGGACAGAATCCATGATTGATGGAAATACAACAAACTTGAGGGAATGGAATCGTATTAAATATAGCTGGGCCAATACCTTTTACCGGACCATGCTCAACAATTTCTGGATACCGGAGGAAATCTCATTAAATGAGGATGTGAAGCAATTTCCGCTATTAACAGATGGAGAGAGAAATGCATTTGACAAAATCATATCCTTCCTTAACTTTCTGGACTCCGTGCAAAGCGAAAATCTTCCCAATCTTTCAAGATATGTTACGGCAGCAGAGGTGTCTTCACTTCTGAATATCCAAGCATTTCAGGAGGAAATTCATGCACAAAGCTATTCGTATATATTGGATACGGTTACAAATCCTATCACAAGGGATAAAATATATGACGAATGGCGTGAGGATAAGCATCTGCTAGAGAGGAACCGGTATATTGCGAATATTTATCAGAATTTTAATGAGAATGCATCAGTAGAGAATTTTATACGAACCATCATAGCGAATTATATACTGGAAGGTATCTATTTCTATTCTGGCTTTAGCTTCTTTTATACTCTGGCAAGGCAGGGAAAGATGACAGCTACCAGTACTATTTTCAAGTATATTAACAGGGATGAGATTACCCATCTGGTTCTATTTCAGAATATCATTAAAGAGCTAAGGAATGAAAAGCCGGAAATATTTGCACCGAAGATTATAGAGGAAATTAGAGAAATGATGCGGACTGGAGTGGAACATGAGATTGCATGGGGACAGTATGTAACGAATAATGAAATACTGGGCTTGAATAATACTTTAATTGAGAGGTATATTAAATATCTGGGTAATCAGAGACTAAAGGCAATTGGTATCGAGGAGTTATATCCGGATATTACGGAAAACCCCATGGCATGGATTGAAGGCTTCTCGAATCTGAACAACACTAAAACAGACTTCTTTGAAGCAAAGGTGACGAATTACACTAAAGCGGCTGCCTTTGATTTTGATGATCTGGAATAA
- the aroC gene encoding chorismate synthase, translated as MSGSVYGNSFIVSTWGESHGEGIGVVIDGCPAGLPISEDVIQVYLDRRKPGRTEYATPRKEDDRLQILSGVFEGRTTGTPISMVIYNENHRPYDYSEISKYYRPGHADYTYDQKYGFRDYRGGGRSSGRETGGRVAAGAVAATILKELGITVYAYTKSIGPISIDYQKCQKEYTYQSPVNMPDLEASAKAEAYILKQREEHNSVGGIIECIVSGMPAGIGQPVFDKLDAALTKAVMSIGAVKGVEIGDGFAVATKTGYENNDSFFCDSENRITKLSNHAGGILGGISDGTEIILRAAVKPTASIARPQRTVNKNNENIEIEIQGRHDPIIVPRAVVVVESMVAITLVDYLFQGMTSRMDRIKEFYKR; from the coding sequence ATGTCGGGATCAGTATACGGAAATAGCTTTATCGTATCGACTTGGGGTGAATCCCATGGAGAAGGTATCGGAGTAGTCATAGATGGTTGCCCGGCAGGTCTGCCCATCAGCGAAGATGTCATTCAGGTTTATCTGGATCGAAGAAAGCCTGGTCGAACAGAATATGCGACACCGCGTAAAGAGGATGACAGACTTCAGATATTATCCGGTGTCTTCGAAGGACGTACCACTGGAACGCCCATTTCCATGGTGATATATAATGAAAATCACCGGCCCTATGATTACTCCGAGATTTCGAAGTATTATCGCCCGGGTCATGCAGATTACACCTATGACCAAAAATATGGCTTTCGGGATTATCGTGGAGGCGGACGTTCATCAGGTCGTGAAACCGGCGGAAGAGTAGCTGCAGGTGCGGTAGCCGCAACCATTTTAAAGGAACTCGGAATAACGGTATATGCTTATACGAAATCCATTGGACCCATCTCCATTGATTATCAGAAATGTCAAAAGGAGTATACCTATCAAAGCCCTGTTAATATGCCGGATTTGGAGGCCTCTGCAAAGGCGGAAGCTTATATCCTGAAACAGAGAGAGGAGCATAATTCGGTAGGAGGGATCATTGAATGTATTGTGTCAGGAATGCCTGCAGGAATAGGTCAGCCGGTATTTGATAAACTAGATGCGGCACTTACTAAGGCAGTTATGTCCATTGGAGCTGTAAAGGGAGTCGAGATTGGCGACGGCTTTGCAGTAGCCACAAAAACAGGATATGAAAATAATGACTCCTTTTTCTGTGATAGCGAGAATAGAATCACGAAGCTCAGTAATCATGCTGGAGGCATATTGGGTGGTATCAGTGATGGAACCGAAATCATTCTTCGAGCTGCCGTAAAGCCTACTGCTTCCATTGCCAGACCGCAACGTACTGTTAATAAGAATAATGAAAATATCGAGATTGAAATTCAAGGACGTCATGATCCGATTATCGTGCCAAGAGCTGTAGTAGTGGTGGAATCAATGGTAGCCATCACTCTGGTGGATTATCTCTTCCAGGGAATGACTTCAAGAATGGACAGGATAAAGGAATTCTACAAACGGTAG
- a CDS encoding ribonucleoside-diphosphate reductase subunit alpha produces MDIQIRKRNGNYEPLCVDKTKKMVAYACEGLEGCDPSELEMDSNIQFRDGMSTKEIQKILIQTAIEKMIQTSKDAQGNIHKTTNINWQYVAARLFMSDLYKEAAINRGYRHFGYGNFSELVHKLVELGYYGKYLLTEYTEDEINELGAYIKPERDLLFNYEGLKLLADRYLIRGFNKEVFELPQERFLVIAMHLAIPEGENKLIYAKKFYDLLSELKMTTATPTLAGAGTPYHQLSSCFISVVGDNLWSIYDVNQKFANVSKHGGALGIYIGKIRALNSEIRGYKNASGGVIPWVRLYNDTAVAVDQLGRRKGGASITLDIWHRDLYEFLDLKTNNGDDRRKAHDIFPAVSIPDLFMERLESRGNWSLFDPYMVNKVMGFQLEDFYDDDDKKAFTERYLACEENQELERMTVPALEIMKRIMKSAVESGTPFIFFRDTVNRANPNKHAGMIYASNLCHEIAQNVSESIQLEEVIEEAGDHKEVVKRTQSGDMVTCNLNSINLGRVNMEDLKDTIPLQIRMLDNVITLNQYPVSEAMITGQKYRAIGLGTSGYHHYLVNHKIAWESEAHYKEADRLYEEIAYQAIKASMELAKEKGAYPEFEGSEWQTGKYFERRGYNSERWLALKEEVRKYGLRNGYITAIAPTGSTSNIAGTTAGIDPIFKKFFIEEKKGSFTPKAAPDLNNESFWLYKEAHHINQLYSIKACGIRQKHIDQAQSFNLYITPEMKAKDILDLYIESWRNGIKTIYYVRNQSLEMDECTSCSS; encoded by the coding sequence ATGGATATTCAGATTAGAAAACGAAATGGAAATTACGAACCACTCTGTGTTGATAAAACAAAAAAAATGGTTGCATATGCATGTGAGGGATTGGAGGGATGCGATCCTTCTGAGCTAGAGATGGATTCTAACATACAGTTCCGAGACGGTATGAGTACGAAGGAAATCCAAAAAATATTAATCCAGACAGCAATAGAGAAAATGATTCAGACCTCGAAGGATGCTCAGGGGAATATTCATAAGACAACAAATATTAACTGGCAATATGTGGCTGCTAGACTATTTATGTCTGATTTATATAAGGAAGCAGCGATCAATAGAGGATACCGACATTTTGGATATGGTAATTTTTCTGAATTAGTACATAAACTGGTGGAGCTTGGGTATTATGGTAAATATCTGTTGACAGAGTACACTGAGGACGAAATCAATGAATTGGGTGCTTATATTAAACCGGAGCGTGATCTTCTGTTTAATTATGAAGGGCTTAAGCTGTTGGCTGACAGATATCTGATCCGTGGATTTAATAAAGAGGTCTTTGAGCTACCGCAGGAGCGTTTTCTTGTCATAGCCATGCACCTGGCCATTCCTGAGGGAGAGAACAAGCTGATATATGCAAAGAAGTTCTATGATCTACTTAGTGAATTAAAGATGACAACGGCTACGCCGACGTTAGCAGGAGCCGGTACCCCTTATCATCAGTTGAGCAGCTGCTTTATTTCTGTGGTTGGTGATAATCTATGGTCCATATATGATGTGAACCAGAAGTTTGCCAATGTATCAAAGCATGGAGGAGCGCTGGGAATTTATATCGGAAAGATCAGAGCATTGAACAGTGAGATCAGAGGTTATAAGAATGCATCCGGTGGAGTCATTCCCTGGGTCAGACTATATAATGATACAGCTGTAGCTGTTGATCAGCTGGGAAGAAGAAAGGGTGGTGCGTCCATAACACTGGATATCTGGCATCGCGATTTGTATGAATTCCTGGATCTGAAAACGAATAATGGGGATGACCGAAGAAAGGCTCACGATATCTTTCCCGCCGTTAGCATTCCGGATCTTTTTATGGAGCGTCTGGAAAGCAGAGGTAACTGGTCCTTATTTGATCCGTATATGGTGAATAAAGTCATGGGATTTCAGTTGGAGGACTTCTATGATGATGACGACAAGAAGGCATTTACGGAACGTTATCTGGCCTGCGAGGAGAACCAGGAGCTGGAACGTATGACAGTACCTGCCCTGGAGATTATGAAGAGAATCATGAAAAGTGCTGTTGAATCCGGTACTCCATTTATCTTCTTCCGTGATACGGTGAACAGAGCAAATCCGAATAAACATGCTGGAATGATCTATGCCTCCAATCTGTGCCATGAGATTGCACAGAATGTCAGCGAGTCCATCCAGCTGGAGGAAGTTATTGAAGAGGCAGGAGATCATAAAGAGGTGGTGAAACGTACCCAGTCCGGTGATATGGTTACCTGTAATCTTAATTCCATTAATCTTGGACGTGTTAATATGGAGGATTTGAAGGATACGATACCGCTACAAATTCGAATGCTGGATAATGTCATTACCCTGAACCAGTATCCCGTATCTGAGGCAATGATTACCGGTCAGAAGTATCGTGCGATCGGACTTGGTACTAGCGGTTATCATCATTATCTTGTAAATCACAAGATTGCGTGGGAGAGTGAAGCACATTATAAGGAAGCGGACCGTTTATACGAGGAAATAGCCTACCAGGCTATCAAAGCTTCCATGGAATTAGCAAAGGAAAAGGGAGCATATCCTGAATTTGAAGGCTCTGAATGGCAGACTGGTAAATACTTTGAGAGACGTGGTTATAACTCAGAGAGATGGCTGGCATTGAAGGAGGAGGTGAGGAAATATGGGCTTCGAAACGGCTATATCACAGCGATTGCTCCGACTGGCAGTACCTCAAACATTGCTGGAACAACAGCGGGGATTGACCCAATCTTCAAGAAATTCTTTATCGAGGAGAAGAAGGGAAGCTTTACACCGAAGGCAGCACCTGATCTGAATAATGAAAGCTTCTGGCTATATAAGGAGGCCCATCATATTAATCAGCTTTACAGTATTAAGGCCTGTGGCATCCGACAAAAGCATATTGATCAGGCCCAATCCTTTAACCTGTATATAACACCGGAGATGAAGGCAAAGGACATCTTGGATCTATATATTGAGTCCTGGAGGAATGGAATTAAAACGATTTATTATGTGAGAAATCAGTCCTTGGAGATGGACGAGTGTACCAGCTGTTCCAGCTAA